A stretch of the Thermincola ferriacetica genome encodes the following:
- a CDS encoding urease accessory protein UreD: MLKPNLQTPGTDSVIPGVTRQSNIVKLQYGDKGELMLRLGVKNGRTVILDAYNKAPLKIAKPFYLEPESGEIFIYQMNPSGGMLQGDVYRQEVEIEPGGRLFMSTQSATRIYRTPQYCAAQYNLFSLGRDALFEYFPDPSIPFAGSKFVGDTEVHLTKGCTAFLSEIVTPGRIKRNEVFQYEYYRSKTRVYWDGEPVLWDNWCLSPRQNDIASLGICDGFTHQGSLFIFSEKVCQGLADNLHERLLEQKDVMGSASLTVKNGIVVRLLGRRADQVEEAVKSCWDIARRAIIGLPRPHVRKY; encoded by the coding sequence ATGTTAAAACCCAATTTACAAACGCCCGGAACAGATTCTGTCATACCCGGGGTGACCAGGCAGAGCAATATTGTGAAACTGCAATACGGCGACAAGGGTGAACTGATGCTGCGTCTTGGCGTAAAAAACGGGAGAACAGTGATATTAGACGCGTACAACAAGGCGCCTCTGAAGATAGCCAAACCTTTCTATCTGGAGCCGGAGTCGGGTGAAATCTTTATTTACCAGATGAACCCCTCTGGCGGCATGCTCCAGGGGGACGTATATCGCCAGGAAGTAGAAATCGAACCCGGCGGGCGGCTGTTCATGTCGACCCAGTCGGCCACCAGGATATACCGTACACCTCAATATTGTGCTGCACAATACAATTTATTCAGCCTTGGCAGAGATGCCCTTTTCGAGTATTTTCCCGACCCGTCAATCCCCTTTGCTGGATCAAAGTTTGTAGGGGATACGGAAGTCCATTTGACAAAAGGCTGTACGGCCTTCCTGTCCGAAATAGTGACCCCGGGCAGAATCAAGCGCAACGAGGTTTTTCAATATGAGTATTACCGTTCAAAAACCAGGGTTTACTGGGATGGGGAGCCGGTACTGTGGGATAACTGGTGCCTGAGTCCCAGGCAGAACGATATTGCTTCGCTTGGCATTTGCGACGGCTTTACTCACCAGGGGAGCCTCTTTATATTTTCTGAAAAAGTATGTCAGGGCCTGGCTGACAATTTACATGAGAGGCTGCTCGAACAAAAGGATGTTATGGGCAGCGCTTCACTTACAGTTAAAAACGGTATTGTGGTACGGCTGCTGGGAAGAAGAGCAGACCAGGTTGAAGAGGCCGTTAAATCCTGTTGGGACATTGCTCGCCGTGCGATTATTGGTTTGCCAAGGCCCCATGTCAGGAAGTATTAA
- a CDS encoding DUF1097 domain-containing protein produces MLPLALSIGILAGIWTFVSGSFQILTWPAFVGWALFFAAGGDNESVKKVLGPGLLGMVLGLAVVKGAALIPGAWFVAVGVTVIAIIMVMVMPVKLFSFTPAAFAGCAVYFGANGDIVAAVIPFVFGTVLGWVSAVLPKYFQKPNLE; encoded by the coding sequence ATGTTGCCGCTTGCATTAAGTATCGGAATTTTAGCCGGCATTTGGACTTTTGTTTCTGGGAGTTTTCAAATTCTAACCTGGCCGGCGTTTGTGGGTTGGGCTCTGTTTTTTGCGGCAGGAGGAGACAATGAGTCAGTGAAAAAAGTCCTTGGCCCCGGTTTACTGGGTATGGTTCTTGGTCTGGCCGTTGTCAAAGGCGCTGCCCTGATTCCCGGAGCCTGGTTTGTGGCTGTTGGTGTAACTGTTATCGCTATCATCATGGTTATGGTCATGCCTGTTAAATTATTTTCCTTTACACCTGCGGCTTTTGCCGGTTGTGCAGTCTATTTTGGTGCCAATGGGGATATTGTGGCGGCGGTGATTCCTTTTGTTTTCGGAACAGTACTTGGCTGGGTATCGGCGGTGCTGCCAAAGTATTTCCAAAAGCCTAACTTAGAATAA
- a CDS encoding acetate/propionate family kinase, with the protein MVVLVVNCGSSSLKFQLFDMRSEEVLARGLVERIGLSGGKFKYYRGTEEPIEFTDSQVYASHANALEAVLKALTQRDYGVISDISTINAVGHRVAHGGELFTAATLITEEVLRGIKDCISLAPLHNPANVTGIEECMRLMPGTPQVAVFDTAFHQTMPEEAYLYAIPYAYYQKHKIRRYGFHGSSHRYVAEQAAELLNKPLDRLKLISCHLGNGSSICAIKEGRSIDTSMGFTPLEGLPMGSRSGTIDPAIIEFLVKKENMSLDGVMEVLNKKSGVYGISGVSSDFRDLEQAAAGGNHLCDVAIQVFCRSVKKYIGSYYALLEGLDALIFTAGIGENSALVREKICTGLEHMGIKLDRRRNLTPDAITVSAEDSKVKIMVISTNEELLIARDAQKIILQRIIPS; encoded by the coding sequence ATGGTTGTTTTAGTAGTAAATTGTGGCAGTTCTTCGTTAAAATTTCAGTTATTTGACATGCGTTCAGAAGAGGTTTTGGCCAGGGGCCTTGTAGAGCGTATTGGGTTAAGCGGCGGGAAGTTTAAATACTACCGGGGAACCGAAGAACCTATTGAATTTACTGACAGCCAGGTTTATGCTTCCCATGCCAATGCCCTGGAGGCTGTTTTAAAGGCCTTAACCCAACGGGATTACGGGGTTATTTCCGATATTAGTACCATTAATGCTGTGGGACACCGGGTCGCCCACGGGGGCGAACTCTTCACAGCCGCGACCCTTATTACCGAAGAAGTATTAAGGGGAATTAAAGATTGTATTTCGCTGGCCCCCCTGCATAATCCGGCGAATGTAACAGGTATAGAGGAATGTATGCGGTTGATGCCGGGTACGCCTCAGGTGGCCGTATTCGATACGGCCTTTCACCAGACTATGCCGGAAGAGGCTTACCTTTATGCTATACCATATGCATACTACCAAAAGCATAAAATCCGCCGTTACGGGTTTCATGGCAGTTCACATCGCTATGTGGCAGAGCAGGCCGCTGAGCTTTTAAATAAGCCTCTTGACCGGTTAAAGCTTATTTCCTGCCATCTGGGGAACGGGTCCAGTATATGCGCCATTAAAGAAGGTCGTTCCATTGACACCAGTATGGGCTTTACACCGCTGGAAGGCCTTCCGATGGGCAGCCGGAGCGGCACTATTGACCCCGCCATTATTGAATTTTTAGTGAAAAAAGAAAACATGTCTCTTGACGGGGTTATGGAAGTATTAAACAAGAAGAGTGGCGTTTACGGCATTTCCGGGGTCAGCAGTGATTTCCGGGATTTGGAGCAGGCGGCTGCCGGAGGAAATCACCTATGTGATGTGGCCATCCAGGTATTCTGCAGGTCTGTTAAAAAGTATATCGGTTCTTATTATGCTTTGCTTGAAGGGTTGGATGCCTTGATTTTCACGGCAGGTATCGGAGAAAACTCTGCCTTGGTAAGAGAGAAAATTTGCACCGGGTTGGAGCATATGGGAATAAAATTAGATCGGCGCAGAAACTTAACTCCCGATGCCATAACTGTTTCCGCTGAAGATTCAAAAGTAAAAATAATGGTCATTTCCACTAATGAAGAACTGCTGATAGCCCGGGATGCACAAAAAATAATTCTCCAGAGAATTATTCCCTCATAA
- a CDS encoding sensor histidine kinase, with amino-acid sequence MQEYGVESLTEIIDIEVLQEVQDKFAQATGLAAVIADKDGNPLTRPSCFTRFCELIRSTPGGLVKCQQSDAKLGLMASQSQKPVMAYCHAGLMDLAAPIIVNGKHLGSVLCGQVLPEKSPSKNRELAAYLFNCLGNLPDGDKLVEELPVMSTVRFEAAAGLLQIMAQYIVQIGINSLNEKLVNQKNMELMQEEASRIRLENDLKTMELKALQSQVNPHFLFNTLNTIVRLAMIEGAEETEKVSYALAHLLRYTLRRIEQEVTLLDEVKHVEEYLMIQQYRYGDRLKSEIDISEKAARLKLPILTLQPLVENAIVHGLEPKIEGGNIRIAAAEEGSIVRITVEDNGMGMTEQRLQEICHSLAAQTGRGHTTGIGFTNVIKRLSHYFGEKFSYEIHSEIAKGTRILLKCPLPEEVENDV; translated from the coding sequence GTGCAGGAATACGGGGTGGAAAGTCTTACTGAAATCATTGACATAGAGGTGCTGCAGGAAGTTCAGGATAAATTTGCCCAGGCAACGGGCCTGGCCGCGGTTATAGCCGACAAAGACGGTAATCCCCTTACCAGGCCGAGTTGTTTTACCAGGTTTTGTGAGTTAATCAGGTCTACACCGGGCGGTTTGGTGAAATGCCAGCAGTCCGACGCAAAGCTCGGCCTTATGGCCAGCCAGTCGCAAAAACCCGTAATGGCTTACTGCCATGCCGGTTTAATGGATTTGGCAGCTCCCATAATAGTTAACGGAAAACACCTGGGGTCTGTACTATGCGGTCAGGTCCTGCCGGAAAAGTCACCGTCCAAAAACCGAGAACTGGCCGCCTACTTGTTTAACTGTCTCGGGAACTTGCCGGACGGTGATAAGTTGGTAGAGGAACTGCCGGTTATGTCTACTGTTAGGTTTGAGGCTGCAGCCGGATTACTCCAGATAATGGCCCAGTATATTGTGCAGATAGGCATTAACTCGTTGAATGAAAAACTGGTTAATCAAAAAAACATGGAACTGATGCAGGAGGAAGCTTCCCGAATCCGTCTGGAAAACGACTTAAAAACCATGGAATTGAAAGCCCTCCAGTCACAGGTGAATCCTCATTTTTTGTTTAACACGTTAAATACTATTGTAAGACTGGCTATGATAGAAGGGGCCGAAGAAACTGAAAAGGTGTCTTATGCCCTGGCCCACCTGCTCCGGTATACCCTGCGCAGGATAGAACAGGAAGTTACTCTGCTGGATGAAGTAAAACATGTAGAAGAGTATTTGATGATACAACAGTACCGGTATGGAGACCGGCTGAAATCAGAAATTGACATTTCAGAGAAAGCGGCACGACTGAAGCTGCCAATCCTGACTTTGCAGCCTCTGGTCGAAAATGCTATAGTCCATGGCCTGGAACCTAAGATTGAAGGAGGGAATATCAGAATTGCCGCAGCGGAAGAAGGCTCCATAGTCAGGATTACAGTAGAGGATAATGGCATGGGGATGACCGAACAGCGATTGCAGGAAATCTGTCACTCATTGGCCGCTCAAACAGGGCGCGGCCATACCACGGGAATAGGTTTCACCAATGTTATAAAAAGGTTGTCCCATTATTTTGGCGAAAAATTTTCTTATGAAATACACAGCGAAATAGCAAAGGGAACCAGGATTTTGCTGAAATGCCCTTTACCGGAAGAGGTCGAAAACGATGTATAG
- a CDS encoding response regulator transcription factor produces MYSFMVVDDEQLERKAIQVIMERRSLPFKCVAEAGHGAEAVSKAAEQKPDLIFMDIQMPGMNGLEAAKKILETNPKCRVVFLTAYDQFEYARKGLQMGAADYLLKPVRPDILEETCRKVMESLEYERRKMTEHEQLQQELRQSRPMIQTALVYDLLYGNFYNKEGFRDKNEYLNFEFKSALVMVISIKSPNNPRPIQQACKSIKDFLADIPFAFVVPVGMDRIAFLWGHNMEQVELTLQDMKEMAYNLQQQVAQETGLDSCIGIGWVYHDFADLYKSYREACSAVNLANLLQGKNSVLHISECVRYYNNIPEYSLGAEKKLAELVLQGNCEGIGECVQELYQAIFRSCSGNLIWAKARCLQLLGVLCRVAADARADAEELVRINSNLVNELLELNQLEELKGWMQKGFAEVTMLVKKTWELSSNRVIKQVQDYVEQNLHKNITLEDICGVVYLNPQYFSRLFKKETGITFIEYLTRRRIERAKILLKEEGLSVSLTARKVGFADANYFSRVFCRLEGIPPSEYARKRP; encoded by the coding sequence ATGTATAGTTTCATGGTAGTTGACGATGAACAGTTGGAACGAAAAGCTATTCAGGTAATAATGGAGCGGCGCAGTTTGCCCTTTAAATGTGTTGCTGAAGCAGGACATGGTGCGGAAGCGGTGAGTAAAGCCGCTGAACAAAAGCCGGACCTGATATTTATGGATATCCAGATGCCTGGAATGAATGGCCTGGAGGCAGCAAAAAAAATTCTTGAGACAAACCCCAAGTGCCGGGTTGTATTTCTTACAGCGTATGACCAGTTCGAGTACGCCCGGAAAGGCTTACAGATGGGAGCTGCTGATTATCTGTTGAAACCTGTCAGGCCCGATATACTGGAAGAAACATGCCGTAAAGTAATGGAGAGCCTGGAGTACGAACGGCGGAAAATGACTGAACATGAACAACTGCAGCAGGAACTCCGGCAATCCAGGCCGATGATTCAGACCGCCCTGGTTTATGACCTGCTTTACGGTAATTTTTATAATAAAGAAGGATTCCGGGACAAGAACGAATATCTGAATTTTGAATTTAAGAGCGCTCTGGTAATGGTCATTTCTATTAAAAGCCCAAATAACCCCAGGCCTATCCAACAGGCATGTAAATCCATCAAAGATTTTTTGGCAGATATTCCTTTTGCCTTTGTAGTACCCGTAGGAATGGACCGTATCGCATTCCTGTGGGGTCATAACATGGAACAGGTTGAATTAACCCTGCAGGATATGAAGGAAATGGCTTATAATTTACAGCAGCAGGTTGCCCAGGAAACAGGGTTGGATAGCTGTATTGGTATCGGATGGGTTTATCATGACTTTGCTGATTTATATAAGTCATACCGGGAAGCCTGCAGCGCCGTAAACCTGGCCAACCTCCTGCAAGGCAAAAATTCGGTGTTGCATATAAGTGAGTGTGTCAGGTATTACAACAACATTCCTGAATATTCCCTGGGGGCAGAAAAGAAATTGGCCGAACTGGTCCTCCAGGGAAACTGTGAGGGGATTGGTGAATGTGTTCAGGAACTTTACCAGGCAATTTTCCGCTCTTGTAGCGGCAATCTGATCTGGGCAAAAGCGCGGTGCCTCCAACTGCTTGGGGTCCTGTGCAGGGTGGCCGCAGATGCAAGGGCTGATGCCGAGGAGTTAGTCAGAATAAATTCAAACCTGGTAAACGAACTATTGGAACTCAACCAGTTAGAGGAGCTAAAGGGATGGATGCAGAAGGGTTTTGCTGAAGTTACCATGCTGGTTAAAAAGACCTGGGAGCTGTCATCCAACAGGGTAATTAAACAGGTGCAGGACTATGTTGAACAAAACCTGCACAAAAACATAACCCTGGAAGACATATGCGGGGTGGTTTACCTGAATCCCCAGTATTTTAGCAGGCTGTTTAAAAAGGAAACAGGGATAACCTTTATTGAATATTTAACCAGGAGACGTATTGAGCGGGCCAAGATTTTATTGAAAGAAGAAGGTTTGTCTGTTTCACTTACAGCCAGGAAGGTAGGTTTTGCTGATGCCAATTACTTTAGCCGGGTCTTTTGCAGGTTGGAAGGCA